A genomic stretch from Arachis stenosperma cultivar V10309 chromosome 3, arast.V10309.gnm1.PFL2, whole genome shotgun sequence includes:
- the LOC130967559 gene encoding probable WRKY transcription factor 50, which yields MDYYYVNPINPNYGAHHNDDDYSAMMSMSDFMISDFLMADDDAYGYGVDDHHHHNQESGSQSQSTNESSEMATFSDVTTTNNNGEASSINNNIKCKNGSKRSKKEVNSRVAFRTKSELDVMDDGYRWRKYGKKAVKNTPNLRNYYKCSSEGCGVKKRVERDRDDSSYVITTYEGIHNHASPFTY from the exons ATGGATTACTATTATGTGAACCCAATAAACCCCAATTACGGTGCTCATCATAATGATGATGACTACTCTGCCATGATGAGCATGTCCGATTTCATGATATCCGATTTTCTTATGGCTGATGATGATGCATATGGGTATGGTGTtgatgatcatcatcatcataatcaaGAGAGTGGATCACAATCGCAAAGTACTAATGAATCGTCGGAGATGGCAACCTTCAGCGATGTCACTACTACCAATAATAATGGTGAAGCCTCTAGCATCAACAATAACAT AAAATGCAAAAATGGGAGTAAGAGAAGTAAGAAAGAAGTGAATTCAAGAGTGGCGTTTAGAACGAAATCGGAGCTTGATGTTATGGATGATGGATACAGATGGAGGAAGTACGGAAAAAAGGCCGTCAAGAACACTCCAAATCTAAG GAACTATTACAAGTGTTCGAGTGAAGGATGCGGTGTGAAGAAGAGGGTGGAAAGGGACAGAGACGACTCAAGCTATGTTATAACAACCTATGAAGGGATACACAATCATGCAAGCCCTTTTACCTACTAA